CGCCTCGCGCGCGAGGGAGCGCTCGTCGTCTGGCACCCGTCCGACCGCGCCATGCTCGCGCGCCTGCGCGAGCTCGTGCCGGACCTCGAAGCCGAGGGCTATGCCTATGCCCCGCCCGCAATTGCCGGCGGTGCGCCGACGCGCCTCGCCTATGCCGTTCTGTCGCCGATCGAGGGCACCAACCCTGAGGGGCCGGACTAAGGGCTCTCCCTCTCGCCCAGGGGGGCTTCGAACGCCTGCCAATCCTGCGTTTTCAAAGATCAATCGACGTTCACCCCGAACCCGTCCGTCGCGAACGCAACGCCGCCATAGCGGCTCAGAAAGGCCTTGAGGTTGTCCAGCAGTGCTTTGCTCGTGGCGCTTCGACACACCACCACGACAAGCGCATCGGCGAGCCCAGGCGAGGAGACGCCACGCCGGTTCACGCCGCTGAGTCCTTCCACAACGACATAGGCAGCGGGCGCATGACGGTCCAACAGTTCGGTCAGCGGTGTGACGAGAGCGTCGCCGACCATGATTTCAACGCGGGTCGCGGACATGGGCTCAACCCCAGAGCTGCCGGAGAACGAGGAAGTAGGTCGGGATCCCGAGCAGGATATTGAACGGGAAAGTCACGGCGAGAGACATGCCGAAGTAGAGGCTGGCATTGGCCTCGGGGATGGCATAGCGCACGACTGCGGGAACAACGATGTAAGACGCGCTTGCAGCAAGTACGGTCAGCAGGAAGGCGTCCCCCAATCCGAGCCCAAAGGCCTTTGCCAATGCGGTGGCAAAAACAGCGTTCGCAATCGGAACTGCTATGGCAAAGACGGCCAGGAAGGGACCGTCGAGCTTGAGATCGCGCGAGCGGCGCGCCACGAGCAAGCCCATTTCCAGCAGGAAGAACAGGAGAAGCCCCTTCTGGATCGATGTGATGAAGGGGTCAAGCGCCGCCTTGCCCGGTAGACCCGTGATGTAGCCGATGAGCAAGCTGCCGAGCAGCAACAGGTGGGCGCCATCCGTAAAGGCTTCGTGCAGCACCTTGCCGACGGAGACGTTACCGTCTGCAGTCCCTCCCGCCACGACGGACCGCGAGCGCACGACGTTGGCCAGAAGCACGGCCATGATGATCGCCGGGCTTTCCATCAGCACGAGTGCGACCGCCATATAGCCGCCGAAGCTGACGCCCTGACGCTCCAGGAAGGCGACGGCTGTGATGAAGGTCACTGCGCTCACCGACCCATAGGTCGCAGCGATGGCTGCTGCATCAAAGGGATTGAGCCGTCGGCGCAGCAGCATGAAGGCATAGGCGGGAATGACGAAGGCCAGGATCATCGCCGCCGTCAGCGCCAAGGCCATCTGAGCGGTAAGGCCGGTCTGGGACAGGCTGACGCCCCCCTTGTAGCCAATCGACATCAGCAGATAGAGCGACAGGAACTTGGCAATCTGCTCGGGGATCGACAGGTTCGACCGGACGAAACCGGCGAAGAGCCCGAAAAAGAAGAAGAGGATCGCGGGATCGACGATCGCCTGCAGCAAAGATGCATCCATCGAGATCCCCTCTCGTCGCGCCGAAGACCGTCAGGGCCACTCCGACCGGCAACCAATCTACGAGACGGATGCAGCCCTTACCACCACACCTCTGTCACTCAGCAATCATGCGCCATCATGAACCCGTGGGTGATCGCTCGGAAGCCTCGCGCTTCGATGGCAAAGGGTTCTCCCCGCGCCGTCCGCCTTCTTGCTCAGGGCAGGTGACGTTACCTGAGGGGGCAACTCCATCGCTGTCACGATGACAAGTGGATCGGCACATGGTGGCCCGCAGGCCCGGCGCGCCGAGGCGTATGCGTGAGACATGCGGGATCAGGGATTACACCAGGAACAGAAATAGGGTTCCTCCGTCAGGCGTCCGTCGGGGCGGCCGCGCTCGTCCCGGAACTCGCAGAGCAGACAGCCATGGACGTGCAGGCGAATGCTCGCGGTCGGCGTCCCGCATTCGCTGCAAGGAAGCCCCTTGTGGGTCTCGATCACGCCGAACCCCGGCGCCCGACAGGCAGGACAAGGCGCTGCGATCCGGTGCGCCAGTTTTTCGGCAAGGGTCGCGAGCACGGCCATTCTGGATGGGTTGCGGTGGGCCCGCATGTCGGTTTCAATCCGTGCCCGTCCGTCCTGGGAAAGACGCGCCGCTTGGGCCACCGCGGCCGCAACCTCAGCGGCATCGCGCAAGTCCTTCCGCAGATAGGCATTCCGGCTCGCTTGATGCGACCGCACCAAAACACCCTGGGCCGGAAAGCCGATCTCGTCGAGAAAGGACATCCAGTCGGAGCCTGGCTCGACAAACCGCAATGTGCACGTCACGTCATGCGTGATCAGGTGCTCCTGCACGGTTAGGCCTGCGTCGTCATCGACAAGAACGATGATCTCCCGGCCGACCGTCATAAACGGGATGTCTGGATGCGGCCCGTAGGTGCCTTCACTCGCCAGACCCAGACGCGCCTGCGATAGCCGCATGCCTTCACGGGCCTTCCTGACGGCCACCTCCAGCATGCTCCCGTTTCGCGGGACATCGCCTGCGAAGGTGCCAAAACGATCCGTGTCGAGCTCCGGCGCACCGACCAGTTCAAGACCCAAAAGACGCCGCATCGGTGGCCCGATCGCTTGCTCCTTGCCATGCATGGTCGCGAGAACGGCGCGGCGGCCTCGATATGGGGCTTCTTGGAACAGTTGGCTGGGCATCATCACGGGGGAACTCGCAGCCGATATAACGCTCACGCTTGGCAAGCCGGAAAATCACTCGGCCGATCCGGCAAGATGCTGCCCCTCTTCCGACGATAAGGCTAGTCCAAGGCCTGATCGACCGCCGGGTGCCTCATGTACCATTGGTTCCGAAGCGCTCGACCCCGTGCAGCCACCGAGACAGAAGACGCTCAGCGTGGCAAGGCGCGACAATCATCGGATATCTCTTGGGCGATGAGGCCCACGTCTCACTCGTAACATAGCACCGATAGGGTGAACCTGACTGTGGCATAAGTCAGCATGTCACCACCACGCCGCGGCACATGATCGGTCTGGGGCTTGTGGATGCAGATGTTGGGCGCGTGATGCCTCAGCAGGGTACCACAATCGAGCCTTGTACAGACGTCTTCGGTCTCGCGGCTCATGTCGGCTTCCATTAGTGACGTCAGTCTCCGTTATCGAGGCGCGAAGCTGACGCCGCCTGCAGCCGTTCTTTGGGCCCGGCCCTGACATTCGCAATGTCAGCTCCGCGCAGTATTGTCTGCACTCATACGTCCAAAACGGCTCTGGGTCTGCCCTCGCCGCCCAACCCGCCCGAGGAGGCCGGTACATCCGCCGTGACGAACTCGGAGCTCCTGCGAAGCTAGGGGCAACGGTAGGCAACGAGCCCAATGTCGTGGCTTAGACCTGCCAGCCGAAAGGCTAACAGCCCACTACGACCCCGCGACCTTGACATGTCAAAAGACATAGGGGAACCAAAGGGCTTGCTGGTATCTTGTTAGGCGATTTACGTAGCGTGTGGGACAGAGGCGCCTGACGTATGACGTTCCGACGCATCTCTCTGCCGCAGGCTATCTTTGCGCTTGTGGTCGGCGTTTCCCTTCCGCTGATCATGCTGTCCACCTTGTTGATGCAGCAGCTGATCAACGCTGAGCGCAACGCGGTCAGCGGAGGGCATATCGCAGCGGCCCGGACGCTCGCTGCTTTGGTCGAGAATGAGGTCGAGACCCATACGGCCATTGCGACATCGATTTCGGCGTCGCAATCGCTTCGAGACGGTGACCTCGCTGCCTTTCACCGGGAGGCGAGCGCAATCGTCCAACGGATGCCCGCCACCTGGATCGTGATGGCCGACAATCAGGGGCGTACGATCCTATCGACACGGCAAGCGTTTGGGGAACCACTCGATCCCCGCGAGATGACGCTTGATACCGTCCGTCGCCCCTCCGATCTCAAGACCCCTGACGTGTCCGATCTCGTGCGAGATGAGCGAACGGGCGAGCTCATCACGATGCTGATCTATCCCGTCGTCGATGGGGGTT
The nucleotide sequence above comes from Phreatobacter oligotrophus. Encoded proteins:
- a CDS encoding sodium-dependent bicarbonate transport family permease, whose protein sequence is MDASLLQAIVDPAILFFFFGLFAGFVRSNLSIPEQIAKFLSLYLLMSIGYKGGVSLSQTGLTAQMALALTAAMILAFVIPAYAFMLLRRRLNPFDAAAIAATYGSVSAVTFITAVAFLERQGVSFGGYMAVALVLMESPAIIMAVLLANVVRSRSVVAGGTADGNVSVGKVLHEAFTDGAHLLLLGSLLIGYITGLPGKAALDPFITSIQKGLLLFFLLEMGLLVARRSRDLKLDGPFLAVFAIAVPIANAVFATALAKAFGLGLGDAFLLTVLAASASYIVVPAVVRYAIPEANASLYFGMSLAVTFPFNILLGIPTYFLVLRQLWG
- a CDS encoding DUF6671 family protein; its protein translation is MMPSQLFQEAPYRGRRAVLATMHGKEQAIGPPMRRLLGLELVGAPELDTDRFGTFAGDVPRNGSMLEVAVRKAREGMRLSQARLGLASEGTYGPHPDIPFMTVGREIIVLVDDDAGLTVQEHLITHDVTCTLRFVEPGSDWMSFLDEIGFPAQGVLVRSHQASRNAYLRKDLRDAAEVAAAVAQAARLSQDGRARIETDMRAHRNPSRMAVLATLAEKLAHRIAAPCPACRAPGFGVIETHKGLPCSECGTPTASIRLHVHGCLLCEFRDERGRPDGRLTEEPYFCSWCNP